In the Mycolicibacter minnesotensis genome, ATGACATCTCGTCTCCCCTGTCTCCGGTAATTCACGTCCGTCTTGTGGGTCTCGGCTCAATCTCGATAATACGCAGCGACGCCCGTTTCATCTGGCAGTCGGCGCATATGCTGAACCCATGACCACCGTGTTCACCAAGATCATCAACCGGGAGCTGCCGGGCCGATTCGTCTACGAAGATGACGACGTCGTCGCCTTCTTGACCATCGAGCCGATGACACAGGGCCACACCCTGGTGGTACCCCGCGCCGAGATCGATCAGTGGCAGGACATCGACGGCGCCGCCTTCGCCCGGGTTATGGCGGTGGCACAGCAGATCGGCAAAGCGGTGTGCCGGGCGTTCGACACCGAGCGCGCCGGCATGATCATCGCCGGCCTCGAGGTACCCCACCTGCACGTCCATGTCTTTCCGACCTGCAGCCTGGCCGACTTCGGCTTTGCCGGCGTGGACCGCAGTCCCTCTGCGGAATCACTGGACGAAGCCCAGGCCAAGATCAAGGCCGCCCTGGCCGAACTCCGCTGAGCTTCAGAGAATCTCAGCGGGCAACTCGGTGGATCGCGCCGAGGCGTCGGCCAGGCGCGGTAGCGAGACACGAAACGTGCAACCCTGCCCCGGCGGCGAACTGACAGTCACCGAACCGTGGTGCGCCCGGGTCAGCGAGTCGACGATCGAGAGCCCCAGACCGGTGCCGCCGCTGGCTCGAGCACGTGATGAATCAGTTCGGAAAAACCTCTCAAAGGCCCGCTCCACATCCTGCTCACTCATGCCAGGCCCCTGGTCGACGACCTCGAGGATGGCATTGTCGCCCTCGGTGCCCACCCGCACGGTGATCGCGGCCCCGTCTGGCGTGTGTTGCAGCGCGTTGGACACCAGATTGCTCAGCACCTGTCGCAGTCGGGCGTCGTCGCCGAGGACCTCCGGTGTTCCCGGGCCGTCGAAGACTTCGAGCTCTATGGTGCGGTTCGGCGCGATCGCCCGGGCGTCGTGGACGGCGTCTGAGGCCAGCACCAACAGGTCTACCCAATGCCGCTCCAACGGCCGCTGGGCATCGGTCCTGGCCAGCAACAGCAGGTCCTCGACAAGCAGGCCCATCCGACGCGCCTCGCTTTCGATGCGCGACATCAACAGCTCCACATCGCGAGCCGCGCCCTGCCGGTAGAGCTCGGCGAAGCCGCGGATCGTGGTCAGTGGGGTGCGCAGTTCGTGACTGGCATCGGTGATGAAACGGCGCATCCGTTCCTCGGAGATGCGGGCGCTCTCCGCCGAGGCCACCGAGGAGGCGACCGCCTCCTGGATCTGTGCCAGCATGCCGTTGAGCGCGAGCGTGAGCTGTCCGACTTCGGTACGTGGATCTCGCTCGGGCACGCGACTGTCCAGCCGGCCGGCGGCGATCGCCGCGGCGGTGCGTTCGACTTCGGCCAGCGGCCGCAGGCTGCGGTTGACCACCACATAGCCGGCTGCGCCCAGTATCAACAGCACTCCGACGCCGATCGCCATCCGCCACCAGGCGAGATAGCGCAGGGTGGCCCGGGGGTCAGACAGGTCCCGGGCCACGGTGATCAGCCGACCGTTCTCGCCGTGCACCGACAGCGCCCGCCACTGGACCCCCGACCCGTCGACGGAGCCGATCGTGACCGGCACCGAACCCACGTCGTTGTCCGGCGGCAGCAACGGTTCGGCGTTGTGGTCGTTGACGACGGTCCAGACGCTGCCGTCGGGGTCGACGTCGCGAACGTAGAAACTCGTCGGCGGCCGCCCGGCATGGGGGTCGTCGTCCTCCCTCGACGGGTGCAGGCCGCGCTGCTCCAGCGCCCACCCGTTGGCGGCGTCGATGAGAGTCGCGTCGATCCTGCCGATCAGACGGTGCCGCAGGATCGTGGTGACGGCGTAGCCCTGTGCCAGCAGACCGATGGCCACCATAGCCAAGGTGGCAGCGACCAAGCTGACTTTCAGCGGCAGAATGTCCCGAAGGGGTTTGACCGTCCCCATGTGTTTCGACCTATAACCCGTTTCCGGCCCTCACCGGCCGTCGTGCGTCACGGCCGGCTGTCATCGCGGCTCGCGCAGTACATATCCGACACCGCGCAGGGTGTGCAACAGACGCTTATCTCCGGTGTCGATCTTGCGCCGCAGATAGGAGACATAGGACTCCACCACGTTGACGTCGCCACCGAAGTCATAGCGCCAGACGTGGTCCAGGATCTTCGGCTTGCTCAGCACCGTGCCGGCATTGATCACAAAGTACCGCAACAGCGTGAACTCGGTGGGCGACAAGGAGACCGGCTGGCCGGCCTTCCACACCTCGTGGGTGTCCTCGTCGAGTTCGATGTCGGCGAACGACAGCCGGGAGTTGCGCGGCTCCTGGACGCCCTTGCCTGCCCGGCGCAGGATGACCCGCAGCCGGGCCACCACCTCCTCCAGGCTGAAGGGCTTGGTCACGTAGTCGTCACCGCCGAGGGTCAGGCCGGTGATCTTGTCCTGCAACGAATCGCGCGCAGTCAGAAACAGTGCCGGAGCGTCGATGCCGTCGGCGCGTAGTCGACGTAGCACGCCGAACCCGTCCATGCCCGGCATCATCACATCGAGAATCACCGCATCGGGCCGAATCTCTCGCGCGCGGTCCAGCGCCGCAGGCCCGCTGGAGGCGGTATAGACCTCGAATCCTTGGAACTTGAGGCTGACCGACAGCAGTTCGACGATGTTGGTTTCGTCATCGACGACGAGAACTCTGGCCTCCGGTGCGGCCTCTTGCGCAGCTGTTGCTCCCATACCGACAATTCCCTCGCGGCTCGTTGAAAACCAGCTGGATATCCGCTGTATGTTTGCTGTTAATCAAACTAGCTGATAACTGCTCACAGTGCGCCCTAGACTGGCCAAGTGAGCTTGGCCAAGCAGCTGATCGCGCTGTCTACCGCCCCGGCACGGCTAGGTCTGTCGATTGCGGACGCCGGGCTCGGGGTGGCCACCGCGGCACTGGGCCTGGCCCGCCAGTCGCTCGGCGAGACCAGTGACCGTGGAACGGCCAACTCGATGGCACACATGCTAGGCCTGGACGACACCATCGCGCGCGCCAATCGGCTGGCCAAATTGATGGACGACGATGCCCCGCTGGGACGTGCGTTAGCCCCGGGCGGCCCGGCCGACCGATTGCTGGCCCCGGGAGGCCTGATCGACCAGCTGACCGGACCCGGTGGAGTGATCGACCGGCTCACCGCCGAGGGCGGCGGGCTGCAACGGGCACTGCAGCCCGGCGGACTCGTGGATCAACTGACCGATGAAGACGGACTCATCGAACGCCTGCTGGCCGAAGACGGCCTAGCCGACCGGTTGCTGTCCGAAGGGGGGCTGATCGACAAGCTCACCGCCCGCAACGGCCCGCTGGAGCAGCTCGCTGGTGTCGCCGACACCCTGAGCCGGCTGGCCCCCGGCATGGAGGCACTGGAGCCCGCCATCGAGACGCTGCAGGAGGCGGTCATCGCGCTGACGCTGGTGGTCAATCCGCTGAGCAACATCGCCGAGCGCATTCCACTGCTGCCACGCCGCTCCAACCGACGCAGCTCACCCCGAACGGTCCGCTCTCAACGGGTGATCGACCAGGACCCGACCGATCCGCAGAGTTGATCACGCTGACCGCTGACGGCGGGTGTCAATACGACCGGCCATCGGCGTACGCTGTCGCCGGTAGTAGCGTCCCCTGCCGCGATTCCGCGCCTTGAACGTCGGTAACTGGCTGTCACAGTTGGGGCAGACGAGCCGCAGATTCCGACGACGATTGTTGTCTGCGTCGCCGTCGATGTGGTCGACGATCAACGTCAAGGCCACGCCATTCCACCTGCCGTCGATGCCGCAGATCGCGCAGCAACCGCCCTGTTGCTCATGTAGGTAGTCCCGGACATAGTTGCCGACGTGCGACGTGCGGCCACAGGCTCCGGTCTCAAGCCAGGCCTGCACCAGTACGCGTCGGCGGTGTGACTGTTGGCATGCATTGCTGCAGAACACCCTTAGCCGCCGGCCTTCAAAAGCGACGCCACACCCAAGACAGGTCACCGACACAAGACGACGCTAGCCCCGGGGGCCGACACGAACTGAGCCGCCGAATGGGGCCGCGTGAGAGACTCGAACTCTCGACATCCGCTTTACAAGAGCGACGCTCTACCAACTGAGCTAACGCGGCAAGCCTGGCTCGATGACGAGCCATGGCGATTGTACGACGGGCGATGGCGTCTGAGTTTCCCGCTCCCAACCACTCGCGCCGGAACCGACTCCAGCCGGTGCTGTCGGTACGCCAAATCCCCACTGAACTAGTCGCGCGTCAGGTACTCCAGCACCACGCGGGTGAAGGCGTCCTTGGCCTCGATCATGGTCCAGTGCCCGCAGTTGGGGAACACGTGCACCTCGGCATCGGGGATGGTCCGCATCGGGATCAGCGCCATGTCCAGCGGGCTGACCCGGTCGTCGCGTCCCCAGGTCACCAGGGTGGGGGTCTTGAGCCGGTGCATCATCGCCCACGGCAGCGGCCCCTTGGACGCCTGCATCATCTTCACCATGTTGGTGAAGGCTTCCTTGCCGTACATGCGCCGTGCGCTGGCCAGGGTGTCGGGGTCGGTGGCCAGGGCCCACCGCTCCTCGATGAGCTCGTCAGTGATCACCGCCGGGTCGTAGACCATCGAGTGCAGCCACCGCACCAGGGCGTCGCGGCTGGGGTTGTCGACGAAGTCCTGCAGCAGCCGGATGCCCTCGGCGGGTCCCGGGCTGAGCAGGTTGGTACCGATGCCTCCGATGGTCACCAGCTTGCTCACCTTGTCGGGGTTGCCGATCGCATAGCCGATCCCGACGCCGCCACCCATCGAGTTGCCGACGATGCTGAACCGATCCAGCCCCAGCGCTTCGGTGAACGCAGGCACCGCGCCGAACGCCGTCACCATCGGGTGCCCGCCGAAGTCATCGCTGACCCCGAATCCGGGAAACTCCAGCACCAAGCAGCGGAAGTGCTCGGCGAAGGCCGACAGCACGCCGCGGTAGTTGCGCCAGCCGGTCACACCGGGCCCAGAGCCGTGCAGCATCAACAGCGTCGGCCCATCACCGGCTTCGTGGTAGCGCAGCACTCCCTGCTCGGTGGTGACCTCGCGCAGGGTCTCGTCGTGGCTCAGCTGTGTCGTCATGTGTCCCACGCTAACGTCGATATCGGCGGGAAAACCGTCGGGGTCGACATCCGCCGATCTGCCGACCCTGGGCCTTAGGCCGTCACTTTCGCCGTCGGGTGATCATCCGCTGTTGCGCAGTGCGCTGGCCAGCCCGTTCATCGTCAGCAGGATGCCGCGCCGCACCAGTTCGTCGTCATCGCCGGCGCGGTAGCGCCGCAACAACTCCACCTGAAGGTGGTTCAGCGGCTCCAGATAGGGAAAGCGGTTGAACACCGACCGCGCCAGCGCCGGATTGTCGGCCAGCAGGTCGTCGTAGCCGGTGATCCGCAGGTACATGGTGATTGCCCGCTGGTGTTCCGCGACGATCTTGTCGAATATGTTGCGCCGCAAAGATTCATCGGGAACCAGCTCCGCGTAACGGGCCGCCAGGCCCAAGTCCGACTTCGCCAGGACCTGAGCCATGTTTGACAGCACGGTGCTAAAGAACGGCCAACGCCGATACAGGTCGTGCAGCACCGCCAGGCGGTCGGTTTCGCTTTCCGGGCCCGCTGTTATCCACTGTGCAAGCGCCGACCCGGTCCCGTACCAACCGGGCAGCATCACCCGCGACTGGCTCCAGGCCAGTACCCAGGGGATGGCACGCAGGTCGGCGATCGACGAGGTGGGTTTGCGCGACGTGGGCCGGCTACCGATGTTCATCGCGCCGATTTCGCCCACCGGCGTGGACGCCAGGAAATAATCGACGAACCCTGGTGTCTCGTGGACCAATTCGCTGTAGGCACGCTGGGCCCGGACGGCCAGGTCATCGAGCACCGCATACGCCGGGGCGGCGGCATCACCAAGGCCCTCCACATCGAGGAGCGTCGCCTCCAGGGTTGCGGCCACCAGGCTCTCCAGGTTGCGGCGCGCCATCTGAGGTTCGGCGTACTTGGCGGCGATCACCTCGCCCTGCTCGGTGAGACGCAGCGACCCGTTCACCGCGCCCGGCGGCTGAGCCAATATCGCCTCATAGCTGGGACCACCGCCCCGACCGACCGTGCCGCCCCGACCGTGGAAGAACCGCAACCGGATCCCCGCGCTGCGGGACGCCTCGACGAGTTCGAGCTCGGCGCGGTACAACGCCCAGTTGGCCGCCAGATAGCCTCCGTCCTTGTTGGAGTCGGAGTAGCCCAGCATCACCTCCTGGTTGTCGCCGCGGGCGGCCACGATCGCCCGATACACCGGGATTTCCAGCGCGGCCCGCAGGATCGACGCGCCGCGGCGCAGATCGTCGATCGTCTCGAACAGCGGCACGATGCCCACCGGGCAGTACGGCGTCGATTCGGAGGCGTCCAGCAAGCCGGTCTCCTTGAGCAGGATCGCCACCTCCAAGAAGTCCGACACCGACCGGCACATCGAGATCACGTAGTTGGGCACCGCTGCCGGGCCGTAGCGAGCTACCGCGTGAGCGGCGGCTTCGATGACGGCCAACTCGCCATGCGCAAGCTCCGACAGCACGGCGCGCTCCCCCAGCAACGGCCGACGGGTGCCGAGTTCGCCGACGAGCAGTGCGACCCGCTCGTCTTCTTCCAGCGAGGCATAGTCGGGATGCACCCCTGCCCACGCCAGCAGCTCACCGACCACCTGCTCGTGCACGTCGGAGTTCTGTCGCATATCCAGGCCGCTGAGATGGAAGCCGAACACCTGCACGGCCTCGCGCAGCTGCGCCAACCGGTCATCGGCCAACAGCGCTCCGCCGTGGCCCCGCAGCGACGCATCGACGGTGTCCAAGTCGGCCGACAGCTCAATCGGTGTCGCATACCGCGGCAATCCCAGGTCCAGTCCATGCGGAGGCAGCTGGTCCAGGATCTCGGCCCCGGTCGCGGTGAGGCGGGCCCGGATCACCCGCAGCGCCCGCCGGTAGGGCTCGTCGGCGCGAGCCGGCTCCTGTTCGGCATCGGCCAGGGCGGCCAACCCGGTGCTGACGCTGACCAGCCGCGCCGACATCGCCAGCTCCTGTTCCAGCGCGGTCAATTCGGTCAGGTAGTGCGCCACCGCGGCATACGCGGCGCTGCCGGTGGCCAGTCGAACCACGTCGCCGGTCACGTTGGGGTTTCCGTCG is a window encoding:
- a CDS encoding HIT family protein is translated as MTTVFTKIINRELPGRFVYEDDDVVAFLTIEPMTQGHTLVVPRAEIDQWQDIDGAAFARVMAVAQQIGKAVCRAFDTERAGMIIAGLEVPHLHVHVFPTCSLADFGFAGVDRSPSAESLDEAQAKIKAALAELR
- a CDS encoding sensor histidine kinase translates to MGTVKPLRDILPLKVSLVAATLAMVAIGLLAQGYAVTTILRHRLIGRIDATLIDAANGWALEQRGLHPSREDDDPHAGRPPTSFYVRDVDPDGSVWTVVNDHNAEPLLPPDNDVGSVPVTIGSVDGSGVQWRALSVHGENGRLITVARDLSDPRATLRYLAWWRMAIGVGVLLILGAAGYVVVNRSLRPLAEVERTAAAIAAGRLDSRVPERDPRTEVGQLTLALNGMLAQIQEAVASSVASAESARISEERMRRFITDASHELRTPLTTIRGFAELYRQGAARDVELLMSRIESEARRMGLLVEDLLLLARTDAQRPLERHWVDLLVLASDAVHDARAIAPNRTIELEVFDGPGTPEVLGDDARLRQVLSNLVSNALQHTPDGAAITVRVGTEGDNAILEVVDQGPGMSEQDVERAFERFFRTDSSRARASGGTGLGLSIVDSLTRAHHGSVTVSSPPGQGCTFRVSLPRLADASARSTELPAEIL
- a CDS encoding response regulator transcription factor; the protein is MGATAAQEAAPEARVLVVDDETNIVELLSVSLKFQGFEVYTASSGPAALDRAREIRPDAVILDVMMPGMDGFGVLRRLRADGIDAPALFLTARDSLQDKITGLTLGGDDYVTKPFSLEEVVARLRVILRRAGKGVQEPRNSRLSFADIELDEDTHEVWKAGQPVSLSPTEFTLLRYFVINAGTVLSKPKILDHVWRYDFGGDVNVVESYVSYLRRKIDTGDKRLLHTLRGVGYVLREPR
- a CDS encoding MlaD family protein, coding for MSLAKQLIALSTAPARLGLSIADAGLGVATAALGLARQSLGETSDRGTANSMAHMLGLDDTIARANRLAKLMDDDAPLGRALAPGGPADRLLAPGGLIDQLTGPGGVIDRLTAEGGGLQRALQPGGLVDQLTDEDGLIERLLAEDGLADRLLSEGGLIDKLTARNGPLEQLAGVADTLSRLAPGMEALEPAIETLQEAVIALTLVVNPLSNIAERIPLLPRRSNRRSSPRTVRSQRVIDQDPTDPQS
- a CDS encoding alpha/beta fold hydrolase, encoding MTTQLSHDETLREVTTEQGVLRYHEAGDGPTLLMLHGSGPGVTGWRNYRGVLSAFAEHFRCLVLEFPGFGVSDDFGGHPMVTAFGAVPAFTEALGLDRFSIVGNSMGGGVGIGYAIGNPDKVSKLVTIGGIGTNLLSPGPAEGIRLLQDFVDNPSRDALVRWLHSMVYDPAVITDELIEERWALATDPDTLASARRMYGKEAFTNMVKMMQASKGPLPWAMMHRLKTPTLVTWGRDDRVSPLDMALIPMRTIPDAEVHVFPNCGHWTMIEAKDAFTRVVLEYLTRD
- the ppc gene encoding phosphoenolpyruvate carboxylase; its protein translation is MADATDAELEPIGAVHRTRIGREATEPMREDIRLLGSILGDTVREQNGDRVFGLVERARVASFGVRHSDVDRADIARMFSGIDIHEAIPVIRAFSHFALLANLAEDIHRERRRAIHVAAEEPPQDSSLAATYLKLDAAELDSAAVAEALENALVAPVITAHPTETRRRTVFASQHRIGELMRLRSEGRTRTDDGRDLEIELRRQVLMLWQTALVRVERLQISDEIEVGLRYYPAAFFEVIPKINAEVRAALRARWPGADLLDEPILRPGSWIGGDRDGNPNVTGDVVRLATGSAAYAAVAHYLTELTALEQELAMSARLVSVSTGLAALADAEQEPARADEPYRRALRVIRARLTATGAEILDQLPPHGLDLGLPRYATPIELSADLDTVDASLRGHGGALLADDRLAQLREAVQVFGFHLSGLDMRQNSDVHEQVVGELLAWAGVHPDYASLEEDERVALLVGELGTRRPLLGERAVLSELAHGELAVIEAAAHAVARYGPAAVPNYVISMCRSVSDFLEVAILLKETGLLDASESTPYCPVGIVPLFETIDDLRRGASILRAALEIPVYRAIVAARGDNQEVMLGYSDSNKDGGYLAANWALYRAELELVEASRSAGIRLRFFHGRGGTVGRGGGPSYEAILAQPPGAVNGSLRLTEQGEVIAAKYAEPQMARRNLESLVAATLEATLLDVEGLGDAAAPAYAVLDDLAVRAQRAYSELVHETPGFVDYFLASTPVGEIGAMNIGSRPTSRKPTSSIADLRAIPWVLAWSQSRVMLPGWYGTGSALAQWITAGPESETDRLAVLHDLYRRWPFFSTVLSNMAQVLAKSDLGLAARYAELVPDESLRRNIFDKIVAEHQRAITMYLRITGYDDLLADNPALARSVFNRFPYLEPLNHLQVELLRRYRAGDDDELVRRGILLTMNGLASALRNSG